In a single window of the Cupriavidus sp. P-10 genome:
- a CDS encoding electron transfer flavoprotein-ubiquinone oxidoreductase: MDQQQLLEQFGPREAMEYDVVVVGGGPAGLATAIRLKQLAQEKGSDVNVCVLEKGSEPGAHILSGAIMDPRALNELFPNWQELGAPLNQPVTEDKFLFLNESGSKGTPPALLPECFHNHGNYIISLSNFVRWLGQQAEALGVEIFPGFPAAEVLYNEDGSVKGVATGNMGIGKEGEPTDNFQLGMELHAKYTIFAEGARGHLGRQLIAKFGLDAGKDPQSYGIGLKELWEIDPAKHKPGLVVHTAGWPLDPATYGGSFLYHMEDNKVAVGFVVGLDYTNPWLSPFEEFQRFKTHPEIRQYFEGGKRLSYGARAITAGGLLSLPKTVFPGGALVGCDAGYLNASRIKGSHAAIKTGMLAAEAAYDALQGGRQHDELTAYPAAFEQSWLYKELLQAKNFKQWFKKGRTTATLMTGIEQWLLPKLGIRNPPWTIHRVKPDHVYLKPAAECEKIVYPKPDGKLTFDRLSSVFISNTNHEENQPAHLTLKDASVPVNINWDKYAGPESRYCPAGVYEFVQDETSGKERLQINAQNCVHCKTCDIKDPTQNIVWVTPEGGGGPNYVGM; the protein is encoded by the coding sequence CTGAAGCAACTCGCGCAGGAGAAGGGCAGCGACGTCAACGTATGCGTGCTTGAAAAGGGTTCCGAACCCGGCGCGCATATCCTGTCGGGCGCCATCATGGATCCGCGCGCCCTCAACGAGCTGTTCCCGAACTGGCAGGAGCTGGGCGCACCGCTGAACCAGCCGGTCACCGAGGACAAGTTCCTGTTCCTGAACGAATCCGGCTCCAAGGGCACCCCGCCCGCGCTGCTGCCCGAGTGCTTCCATAACCACGGCAACTACATCATCAGCCTGTCGAACTTCGTGCGCTGGCTGGGCCAGCAGGCCGAGGCGCTGGGCGTGGAGATCTTCCCGGGCTTCCCCGCGGCCGAAGTGCTGTACAACGAAGACGGCTCGGTCAAGGGCGTGGCCACCGGCAACATGGGCATCGGCAAGGAAGGCGAGCCCACCGACAACTTCCAGCTCGGCATGGAACTGCATGCCAAGTACACCATCTTCGCCGAAGGCGCGCGCGGCCATCTGGGCAGGCAGCTGATCGCCAAGTTTGGCCTGGATGCCGGCAAGGATCCGCAGAGCTACGGCATCGGCCTGAAGGAACTGTGGGAGATCGACCCGGCCAAGCACAAGCCCGGCCTGGTGGTGCACACCGCCGGCTGGCCGCTGGATCCGGCCACCTATGGCGGCTCGTTCCTGTACCACATGGAAGACAACAAGGTCGCGGTCGGCTTTGTGGTCGGCCTGGATTACACCAACCCGTGGCTGTCGCCGTTCGAGGAATTCCAGCGCTTCAAGACGCACCCGGAAATCCGCCAGTACTTTGAAGGCGGCAAGCGCCTGAGCTACGGCGCGCGCGCTATCACCGCCGGCGGCCTGCTGTCGCTGCCCAAGACCGTGTTCCCGGGTGGCGCGCTGGTCGGCTGCGATGCCGGCTACCTGAACGCCTCGCGCATCAAGGGCAGCCACGCCGCGATCAAGACCGGCATGCTGGCCGCCGAGGCCGCGTACGACGCACTGCAGGGCGGCCGCCAGCACGACGAGCTGACCGCCTACCCCGCCGCGTTCGAGCAGAGCTGGCTGTACAAGGAACTGCTGCAGGCCAAGAACTTCAAGCAGTGGTTCAAGAAGGGCCGCACCACCGCGACGCTGATGACCGGCATCGAGCAGTGGCTGCTGCCCAAGCTGGGCATCCGCAACCCGCCCTGGACCATCCATCGCGTCAAGCCGGACCATGTGTACCTGAAGCCGGCGGCCGAGTGCGAGAAGATCGTCTACCCGAAGCCGGACGGCAAGCTGACCTTCGACCGCCTCAGCTCGGTGTTCATCAGCAACACCAACCATGAGGAAAACCAGCCGGCGCACCTGACGCTGAAGGACGCCAGCGTGCCGGTCAACATCAACTGGGACAAGTACGCCGGCCCCGAGTCGCGCTACTGCCCGGCGGGTGTGTACGAGTTCGTGCAGGACGAAACCTCGGGCAAGGAACGGCTGCAGATCAATGCGCAGAACTGCGTGCACTGCAAGACCTGCGACATCAAGGATCCGACGCAGAACATCGTGTGGGTCACGCCGGAAGGCGGTGGCGGTCCGAACTACGTCGGCATGTAA